Proteins encoded within one genomic window of Aerococcus viridans:
- a CDS encoding GNAT family N-acetyltransferase, whose amino-acid sequence MSHINMGLALRESVESDMAQLTGMLEDAIALLAMNNIDQWQNGTISNEDLLDAIMHDQGFVWEQRDTTGIAGFCVLDTYDEPYENLAEGEWTVKGPYLSIHRVMVSQHLRGRKVTSQMFLDIKKMGIVNNITSLRIDTHPDNVMMQKTLKCNGFVRTGLLYMPSGSPRYTYEFDLSQF is encoded by the coding sequence ATGAGTCATATTAATATGGGATTAGCGCTTCGCGAATCAGTTGAGAGCGATATGGCGCAATTAACTGGGATGCTTGAAGACGCGATTGCTTTACTTGCAATGAATAATATAGATCAATGGCAAAACGGTACGATATCCAACGAAGATCTATTAGATGCGATTATGCATGACCAAGGCTTTGTCTGGGAGCAACGCGATACCACAGGAATTGCAGGCTTCTGTGTCTTGGATACTTACGATGAACCATACGAAAACCTTGCTGAAGGTGAATGGACTGTAAAGGGCCCTTATTTGTCGATTCACCGGGTCATGGTTTCCCAACATTTACGTGGTCGTAAAGTCACTTCACAAATGTTTTTAGATATCAAAAAAATGGGGATAGTCAATAACATTACCTCATTACGAATTGATACCCATCCAGACAATGTCATGATGCAGAAAACCTTGAAATGCAACGGTTTTGTTAGAACAGGTTTACTTTATATGCCATCAGGTAGTCCGCGCTACACTTATGAATTTGACTTATCCCAATTTTAG
- a CDS encoding lipoate--protein ligase — protein sequence MYYVKNERNGEEIFDPTVNLAIEYFLLNEKKLDEPILLFYINEPSIIIGKNQNTHVEINEPYVKEHNVHVVRRFSGGGAVYHDLGNICFCFITNDDGNSFRDFKKFTEPIIESLGKMGVEGAELRGRNDLVIGDQKFSGNAMYSKNNRMTAHGTLMFDVDIDETTKVLKPKAAKLNAKGVKSIRSRVTNIKPHMDANSQNMTIFDFRTALLRNIFDVENLEDIQEYVLTDDDWAWIEDFRQQYTNNDDWNYGANPDFEIIRDERTPAGQIEFQFNISKGKINACKIYGDFFGLGEITDVENALIGQEYSRENLIDVFKSINLRNYFGNVTAEELADLASL from the coding sequence ATGTATTATGTAAAAAATGAACGTAACGGTGAAGAGATTTTTGACCCAACTGTTAACTTGGCGATTGAATATTTTCTATTGAACGAGAAGAAGTTAGATGAACCCATCTTGCTTTTCTATATCAATGAACCTTCGATTATTATTGGTAAGAATCAAAATACCCATGTTGAGATTAATGAGCCTTATGTGAAAGAACACAATGTCCACGTTGTCCGTCGTTTTTCTGGTGGAGGGGCGGTGTACCACGATTTAGGGAACATTTGCTTCTGTTTCATCACTAATGATGACGGCAACTCATTTAGGGACTTTAAGAAATTTACCGAGCCTATTATTGAATCTCTTGGCAAAATGGGTGTTGAAGGGGCTGAACTTAGGGGCCGTAATGACCTTGTAATCGGTGATCAAAAGTTCTCTGGTAATGCCATGTATTCTAAAAATAATCGAATGACAGCACATGGCACTTTGATGTTTGATGTCGATATTGACGAAACAACGAAAGTATTGAAACCCAAAGCCGCTAAATTAAATGCAAAAGGGGTTAAATCAATCCGTTCTCGTGTAACCAATATCAAACCCCATATGGATGCTAACTCTCAAAATATGACCATATTCGACTTTAGAACAGCTTTATTACGTAATATATTCGATGTTGAAAATCTTGAAGACATCCAAGAATATGTCTTAACTGACGATGACTGGGCATGGATTGAAGACTTCCGTCAACAATATACCAATAATGATGATTGGAACTATGGAGCAAATCCGGACTTTGAAATCATCAGAGATGAAAGAACGCCTGCTGGCCAAATCGAATTCCAATTTAATATTTCAAAAGGTAAAATTAATGCATGTAAAATCTACGGTGACTTCTTTGGTTTAGGGGAAATTACTGACGTTGAAAATGCTTTGATTGGTCAAGAATATAGCCGTGAAAATTTAATCGATGTTTTTAAAAGCATTAACCTTAGAAACTACTTTGGTAACGTCACAGCTGAAGAATTAGCTGACCTAGCATCGCTATAA
- a CDS encoding adaptor protein MecA — protein MEMEYINENTIRVFIDTDDLIERGISFMDIMSNQNEVEHFFMSILEEVDVSQKFQHTEAITFQVMPKRNGIDLYISKGFGDDNEEDSAFQQLMETIGELEDEDKAKTNERQNVLDGFAKQEADKKEKATSAETEAPRVPREITLVFRIFEDFIAFARDFKDEFAQVDLYLYNESYFALIKFEANELTDDEIEDLISFAEEYAEVSALNAGLIRERGTEIARGNASVQIRRAFG, from the coding sequence ATGGAAATGGAGTATATTAACGAAAATACTATCCGCGTGTTTATAGATACTGATGATTTAATTGAGCGAGGCATCTCGTTTATGGATATCATGAGCAATCAAAACGAAGTTGAGCATTTTTTCATGAGTATCCTTGAAGAGGTCGATGTGTCACAGAAATTTCAACACACTGAAGCGATCACTTTCCAAGTAATGCCAAAAAGAAACGGTATCGATTTGTATATCAGTAAAGGTTTTGGCGATGACAATGAAGAAGATAGTGCTTTCCAACAATTAATGGAAACAATCGGCGAGCTTGAAGATGAAGATAAAGCAAAAACAAACGAACGCCAAAACGTCTTAGATGGCTTCGCTAAACAAGAGGCAGATAAGAAGGAAAAAGCAACGAGTGCTGAAACTGAAGCGCCACGTGTTCCTAGAGAAATCACCTTAGTCTTCCGGATTTTTGAAGATTTCATAGCTTTCGCGCGTGACTTTAAGGATGAATTTGCGCAAGTAGACTTATATCTTTATAATGAATCCTACTTTGCTTTAATTAAATTTGAAGCCAACGAATTAACAGATGATGAAATTGAAGATTTAATTTCATTCGCCGAAGAATACGCTGAAGTTTCCGCATTGAATGCTGGATTAATCCGTGAACGCGGAACTGAAATTGCCAGAGGCAATGCGAGTGTCCAAATTCGCCGCGCATTCGGCTAA
- the spxA gene encoding transcriptional regulator SpxA: MVKLYISPSCTSCRKARAWLEEHEIPYTERNIFSEPLTEDEIKAILRMTEEGTEEIISTRSKAFQELNIDLDEIPLNDLFELIQNNPGLLRRPIILDDKRLQVGYNEDEIRRFLPRSVRKLELQQALASYEEQEAHAN; the protein is encoded by the coding sequence ATGGTAAAATTATACATATCACCAAGTTGTACTTCATGTCGCAAAGCTCGAGCATGGTTAGAAGAACATGAAATTCCTTACACCGAAAGAAACATCTTTTCAGAACCATTAACAGAAGATGAAATCAAAGCCATCCTACGCATGACAGAGGAAGGTACTGAAGAAATCATTTCAACTCGATCAAAAGCATTCCAAGAATTAAATATTGATCTTGATGAAATTCCGTTGAACGATTTATTTGAATTAATCCAAAATAATCCTGGTTTGTTACGACGCCCCATTATTTTAGATGATAAACGTTTACAAGTTGGTTATAACGAAGATGAAATTCGTCGTTTCTTACCAAGAAGCGTTCGTAAACTTGAATTACAACAAGCGTTGGCCTCTTACGAAGAGCAAGAAGCACACGCAAATTAA
- the trpS gene encoding tryptophan--tRNA ligase, translating to MTKRIFSGVQPSGTPTIGNYVGAMKQFIELQNDFEAYYCVVNQHAITVAQDPEELRKNTRSLAALYIALGIDPEKATIFIQSQVPAHAQAAWIVQCNTALGELERMTQFKDKSAKQSSVSAGLLTYPPLMVADIILYQTDLVPVGDDQKQHLELTRNFVERFNNRYTGKKESPILTMPEFYAPKEGGRIMSLQEPTKKMSKSDENKKSFVSLLDDPKTITKKIKSAMTDSSGEISYDKENKAGVSNLLTIYSSFANRPIEDIVAEYQGAGYGKFKQDLADVVISVLEPMQERHAKLMASSELDDILADGAKKANEVANETLAAMEKAIGFR from the coding sequence ATGACAAAACGTATTTTTTCTGGTGTACAACCAAGTGGAACACCAACAATCGGTAACTATGTTGGTGCTATGAAGCAATTTATTGAATTACAAAATGACTTTGAAGCCTATTACTGTGTAGTAAACCAACATGCCATTACAGTAGCGCAAGATCCTGAGGAGTTACGTAAAAACACACGTTCACTAGCTGCCTTATATATTGCTTTAGGGATTGATCCGGAAAAAGCAACAATCTTTATTCAAAGCCAAGTACCAGCCCATGCACAAGCTGCTTGGATTGTACAGTGTAATACAGCCTTAGGAGAACTAGAGCGTATGACACAATTCAAAGATAAATCAGCTAAACAATCATCTGTTTCAGCAGGTCTATTAACTTATCCACCATTAATGGTAGCAGACATTATTTTATACCAAACTGATTTAGTACCAGTTGGGGATGATCAAAAACAACATCTTGAGTTAACAAGAAACTTCGTTGAACGCTTCAACAACCGTTATACTGGCAAGAAAGAAAGCCCAATTCTAACGATGCCAGAATTCTACGCACCTAAAGAAGGTGGCCGTATTATGAGCTTGCAAGAACCAACCAAGAAAATGAGTAAATCAGACGAAAACAAAAAGTCATTTGTATCATTATTGGATGATCCAAAAACAATTACCAAGAAAATTAAATCTGCAATGACAGATTCTTCTGGTGAAATTTCTTACGATAAAGAAAATAAAGCAGGCGTTTCCAACTTGCTTACGATTTATTCTTCATTCGCCAACCGCCCAATTGAGGACATCGTTGCTGAGTACCAAGGTGCTGGTTACGGTAAATTCAAACAAGACTTAGCAGATGTCGTGATTTCTGTCCTTGAACCAATGCAAGAACGTCATGCAAAATTGATGGCTTCATCTGAATTAGATGATATTTTAGCGGATGGTGCCAAGAAAGCCAATGAAGTAGCCAATGAAACACTGGCTGCCATGGAAAAAGCAATCGGATTTAGATAA
- a CDS encoding competence protein CoiA: MKFAQKEDESFVFAVDLVDEHGRKIPTTESYYCSRCKGAVYLKKGKDTRPHFAHYAKAIKDHNKVNESDIHFDQKTIIHGHLKAVDLEGYMEHAIKNQVRRADIYVPKQFKVSNNLAIELQYAPISAEDVFKRQADYQAVDCRVLWLLGYQSIYQSIFDHNHKGPTSKTLHAVRPFLRYAYEFGFYLPFWHEASGKVVLLTLNLYGQGQKQIRMSIERYIHYFNEHFTYEKGDFLTSLLFGKDHPIISPSPKDLDKFIKKVLVSPTVNQQKILEIIYQRQVYLQEAPADLYTYQATAMFSKVADWAIILAYVGIYQKNDPEFERTHFAQFANVLFDNQLVIDHPLFTKEIIISWLMWLYANYENS, from the coding sequence ATGAAATTTGCACAGAAAGAAGACGAATCATTTGTCTTTGCAGTAGATCTAGTTGACGAACACGGTAGAAAAATACCGACAACAGAAAGCTATTATTGCAGCCGATGTAAGGGGGCTGTTTACTTAAAGAAGGGGAAAGATACGAGGCCTCATTTTGCCCACTATGCTAAAGCAATTAAAGACCACAATAAGGTGAATGAATCTGATATCCATTTTGACCAAAAGACGATTATTCACGGCCATTTAAAGGCGGTTGATTTAGAAGGTTATATGGAGCATGCAATTAAAAATCAAGTGAGGCGGGCCGATATTTATGTGCCCAAGCAATTCAAGGTTAGTAATAACCTAGCTATCGAATTACAGTATGCCCCCATTTCTGCTGAAGATGTCTTCAAACGCCAAGCGGATTATCAGGCTGTAGATTGCCGTGTTCTATGGTTGTTAGGTTACCAATCTATTTATCAAAGCATTTTTGATCACAACCACAAAGGACCCACCTCTAAGACTTTGCATGCCGTCCGTCCCTTTTTACGGTATGCTTACGAGTTTGGATTTTATCTGCCTTTTTGGCATGAGGCCTCAGGTAAAGTAGTTTTATTGACACTCAACCTATATGGACAAGGGCAAAAGCAAATTCGAATGTCCATTGAACGCTATATTCACTACTTCAATGAGCATTTCACCTATGAAAAGGGCGACTTTTTGACCAGTTTGTTATTTGGCAAAGACCATCCCATAATTAGTCCATCCCCCAAAGATTTAGATAAGTTTATTAAGAAAGTTCTTGTTAGTCCAACAGTTAATCAACAAAAAATTCTAGAAATCATTTACCAACGACAAGTTTACTTACAAGAAGCACCAGCGGATTTATATACCTACCAGGCAACCGCAATGTTTTCAAAAGTGGCTGACTGGGCCATTATTCTAGCTTATGTAGGCATTTATCAAAAGAATGACCCTGAATTTGAGCGGACGCATTTTGCTCAATTCGCCAATGTATTATTCGATAATCAACTTGTCATTGACCATCCATTGTTTACCAAAGAAATCATTATTTCATGGCTGATGTGGCTATATGCTAACTACGAAAATAGCTAG
- the pepF gene encoding oligoendopeptidase F — translation MAKIFEVKPRDEVDSAFQWDLTSIFPDDQAFENALSGFPAKADAFQDYKGTLDQGADQVVTVLEALLAMSRELETLYVYAHLKHDQDTGDNKYLTYNSQAGALLAQVSEKISWFEPEVLTVSEDVQKTLEDHAEYGHFFRGLFAKKAHVLSPNEEALLAGASEIFAGSSTTFSLLNNADLKFGKVKDEEGNDVTLSHGSYGVLLESADRSVRENAFKQLYATYEGVKNTNASLMSGNIKGHNYTAKIRHYDSARQKALDNNNIPESVYDTLVDTVRKNTNLLHEYVALRKDMLGLDDLQMWDMYTPLTGDAPVKFTYEEAKEITFKALAPLGDQYLKDLAKAFDEKWIDVYENEGKRSGAYSSGAYDTNPYILLNWQDSLNDLYTLVHELGHSMHSYYTRSNQPYVYGDYSIFVAEIASTTNENLLTSYLLDTIDDKDAQIYILNHYLDGVKGTIFRQTQFAEFEKFMHESDANGQPLTADFLSENYFELNKAYYGPSIGEDKTIALEWSRIPHFYMNYYVYQYATGFSAANTLAKRIVEGEDGAVDKYLNYLKSGSSDFPINVMQKAGIDMTNATYIEETFAQFEQRLAELKGLLNK, via the coding sequence ATGGCAAAAATTTTTGAAGTAAAACCTAGAGATGAAGTGGATAGTGCGTTTCAATGGGACTTAACCAGTATCTTCCCAGATGATCAAGCTTTTGAGAATGCCTTAAGTGGATTCCCAGCAAAAGCGGATGCTTTTCAAGACTATAAAGGCACTTTAGACCAAGGTGCTGACCAAGTGGTAACCGTATTAGAGGCGTTATTAGCGATGAGTCGTGAATTGGAAACCCTTTATGTTTATGCACATTTAAAACATGACCAAGATACAGGAGACAACAAGTACCTAACTTACAACAGTCAAGCTGGCGCCTTACTTGCTCAAGTGAGTGAAAAGATTTCTTGGTTTGAGCCAGAAGTATTAACAGTATCTGAAGATGTACAAAAAACATTGGAAGACCACGCTGAATATGGTCACTTCTTCCGTGGGTTATTTGCGAAGAAAGCGCATGTCTTATCACCAAATGAAGAGGCTTTACTTGCTGGTGCTAGCGAAATTTTTGCTGGCTCTTCAACAACTTTCTCACTTTTAAACAATGCCGACTTAAAATTCGGTAAAGTCAAAGATGAAGAGGGCAATGACGTTACCCTTTCTCACGGTTCATACGGTGTCCTACTAGAAAGTGCAGACCGTTCTGTTCGAGAAAATGCCTTTAAACAACTTTATGCAACTTATGAAGGGGTTAAAAATACCAATGCTTCATTGATGTCAGGTAACATTAAAGGGCATAATTATACGGCTAAAATTCGTCACTACGATTCAGCACGTCAAAAAGCTTTAGACAACAACAATATTCCAGAAAGTGTTTATGACACATTAGTAGATACTGTAAGAAAGAATACAAATCTATTACATGAATATGTTGCCTTAAGAAAAGACATGCTAGGTCTTGATGACTTACAAATGTGGGATATGTATACACCATTAACAGGTGATGCACCGGTGAAATTTACTTACGAAGAAGCTAAAGAGATTACCTTTAAAGCTTTAGCGCCTTTAGGTGACCAATACTTGAAAGACTTGGCCAAAGCTTTTGACGAGAAATGGATCGATGTTTACGAAAATGAAGGTAAGCGTTCAGGCGCATACTCGTCAGGTGCTTATGATACCAACCCATATATCTTGCTAAACTGGCAAGATTCGTTGAATGACTTGTATACGCTAGTTCATGAGTTAGGTCACTCAATGCACTCTTATTACACTAGAAGTAACCAACCATACGTATATGGTGACTACTCAATTTTCGTAGCAGAAATTGCCTCTACGACAAACGAAAACTTATTAACTTCATATTTATTGGATACGATTGATGATAAGGATGCACAAATCTATATCTTGAATCATTATCTTGATGGCGTAAAAGGCACAATCTTCCGTCAAACTCAGTTTGCTGAATTTGAAAAATTCATGCACGAATCTGATGCAAACGGGCAACCTTTAACAGCAGACTTCCTTAGCGAAAACTACTTCGAATTAAACAAAGCCTACTATGGTCCGTCAATCGGAGAGGATAAAACAATCGCTTTAGAATGGTCTCGTATCCCTCACTTCTACATGAACTACTATGTTTACCAATATGCAACAGGATTCTCTGCTGCCAACACATTGGCTAAACGTATAGTAGAAGGTGAAGATGGTGCCGTTGACAAGTACTTAAATTACTTGAAATCAGGTTCATCCGATTTCCCAATTAATGTTATGCAAAAAGCGGGTATTGATATGACCAATGCCACTTATATCGAAGAAACCTTTGCCCAATTCGAGCAAAGATTAGCTGAATTAAAAGGCTTATTAAACAAATAG
- a CDS encoding DsbA family protein, with product MAQKIVQTNSSKKITPDACKHKHVFEVFLFVNPFGDTCLNCEEEVLKFVQQTDKKVYFRFITTSDMQTFNNYIKALDKPLSLADRNSLYLAHQEVCKGYKAALLQGKKVGREYLMKIQDYFGRQGNPYSHEKMLEIAQSKRLDTDMWLQDFHSDLTQEGIVADAKLARQMQISANPTVVVFDNINYKYGFKLEENITLENLEYLTDQMMIPSEEAMDQEMNQKPILTCIKK from the coding sequence ATGGCACAAAAGATCGTTCAAACGAATAGCAGTAAAAAAATCACACCAGATGCCTGTAAGCATAAACACGTGTTTGAAGTTTTTTTATTTGTTAATCCGTTCGGTGACACCTGTCTAAACTGCGAAGAAGAAGTGTTGAAGTTTGTACAACAAACGGATAAAAAAGTTTATTTCCGTTTTATCACAACATCAGATATGCAGACCTTTAATAACTACATCAAGGCACTAGATAAACCTTTATCTTTAGCTGACCGTAACAGCTTGTATCTCGCACATCAAGAAGTCTGTAAGGGCTACAAGGCTGCTCTACTACAGGGGAAGAAAGTTGGCCGTGAATACTTGATGAAGATTCAAGATTACTTCGGTCGCCAAGGCAACCCTTACTCACACGAAAAAATGCTAGAAATCGCGCAATCTAAGCGTCTCGATACGGACATGTGGTTGCAGGATTTTCATTCAGACCTTACACAAGAAGGCATTGTTGCTGATGCTAAGTTGGCTCGCCAAATGCAAATTTCAGCTAACCCTACTGTTGTTGTATTTGATAATATCAACTACAAATATGGCTTCAAACTTGAAGAAAATATCACTCTTGAAAACTTAGAATACCTAACTGATCAAATGATGATACCTTCTGAGGAAGCTATGGATCAAGAAATGAATCAAAAGCCAATTTTAACTTGTATTAAAAAATAA